In Miscanthus floridulus cultivar M001 chromosome 8, ASM1932011v1, whole genome shotgun sequence, the sequence TTTTTAAGGTCTACTAAAACTGTTAGTAGATGTTTCAGTGAAGCTCTGTGACACAGGTCAATAGATGTACCCTTCAGAATCCGAAGCATCACGGGATTCTACCGATGTTTTGAGGTCCAAACAACACGGAATTCTATCCAAAGTCCAGCTCCAATTTATAAGTGCTAACTTCTAATTTCTATAAAGTAGGATTGCATCAGCCACTTATAAGACTATTATGAAAGATGTAAGATCTTATTTGGCTATAATGTGAGTCGTACATTGCTTTAGGACCATATTGAAACCTGAATGTGTAATGCAGTTCTTATTATTCATGCAAATTTTAAGTTATCATTTGCAGATATGGTTGGGAACAGTGTGATGTGGCAACACCTGGAAGTGGAGGATCTCCTTCTTTACCATAAGGAGAAAATCCTTCTCTACTACAAGGAGAAAATCCATGAGTCAGGGAGGGCCTTTGTTCTAAGGGAGGTCCATCATGAAGAGTGTGCTCGAAGGCTTAATGAAAAGTATGGTACTAACTTCATGTGGAAACAAACCTACAACAAGTACCACAAGCTTAAAGGAGAATGGAAGCTGATCATGGAGGCAAAGTCTGCTAAGGGTGCTAGTTTTGATGATGTTCAGAAGAAGATAATCTATGACGAGATAGAGGTTGTCAAGATGAAAGCTGTAAGCATACATAATAAATATCTGTCACATATATATAAGTTACATTGCAAACTGGATGGTATCCTAATGAAACATAGTTTTCTTTTGTGTAAATGTAGAAAGGTGATAAGAAGGCTAAGTACTACAATGTTCCAATTCCCTTGTATGATGAGATGGAGTTTGTCTTCACGGGGAAACATGCTACTGGAGAGTTCAGTGTTGTTGAAGCACCATTTGTTAGCTCAGCAAGGCAAGAGGATGATCTCGTTGGGAATGTCGACCCAACTCAAGAACTGGCAGATCTGAATGGTGATCCTTCTCAACACGATTCCGACACACACCCAGAGTCTGATAGTCCAAACCCACTAGGTTCTAAGCGCAAACacgaagaaaaggagaagaaagggaAATGGGCTAAGCAAGGTGTCCCCATTTTCATGCAGGCCTTGTCGGAAGCAGTGAGCTTTACCCATAGCACTGATCCACACGAGGGTATTTTCAAAGCCATTGAAGACATGGATGAATATCCTTTGCCGGTTCGCCTTGATTTGCTAACCTATCTTGCTCAAAATCGCCACATTGCTAGCATGTTGAAGGGACGG encodes:
- the LOC136476733 gene encoding uncharacterized protein, which codes for MVGNSVMWQHLEVEDLLLYHKEKILLYYKEKIHESGRAFVLREVHHEECARRLNEKYGTNFMWKQTYNKYHKLKGEWKLIMEAKSAKGASFDDVQKKIIYDEIEVVKMKAKGDKKAKYYNVPIPLYDEMEFVFTGKHATGEFSVVEAPFVSSARQEDDLVGNVDPTQELADLNGDPSQHDSDTHPESDSPNPLGSKRKHEEKEKKGKWAKQGVPIFMQALSEAVSFTHSTDPHEGIFKAIEDMDEYPLPVRLDLLTYLAQNRHIASMLKGRKEETFKQWVARWVAGHYTL